In a single window of the Bacillus clarus genome:
- a CDS encoding kinase-associated lipoprotein B, producing MRETFEIGEIVTGIYKTGKYIGEITNSRPGSYVVKVLAVLKHPVQGDLHNVKQADVPFFHERRALAFREQTNIPEQMVKKYEGNIPDYKESLKSALETQMNSFSEDASPFAQRSLETLEQLKQDYKL from the coding sequence ATGAGAGAAACATTTGAAATTGGCGAAATCGTTACTGGTATTTATAAAACCGGAAAATATATCGGTGAAATTACAAATAGTCGTCCTGGAAGCTACGTTGTAAAAGTATTAGCTGTTTTAAAACATCCGGTGCAAGGTGACTTACATAATGTAAAACAAGCTGATGTACCATTTTTCCATGAAAGACGTGCTTTAGCTTTTCGTGAACAAACAAATATTCCAGAGCAAATGGTAAAAAAATATGAAGGCAATATTCCTGATTATAAAGAGTCACTGAAATCCGCATTAGAAACACAAATGAATTCATTTTCAGAAGATGCTTCACCTTTTGCACAGCGTAGTTTAGAAACGCTAGAGCAATTAAAACAAGATTATAAGCTCTAA
- the kapD gene encoding 3'-5' exonuclease KapD: protein MDEQRFLFLDFEFTMPQHRKKPKGFFPEIIEVGLVSVIGCVVEDTYSSHVRPETFPSLTDRCKKFLGIKQEVVDGGISFLELVEKLVQYEKKCKPTIVTWGNMDMKVLKHNCNVAGVEFPFSGQCRDLSLEYKRFFGERNQTGLWKAIEAYGKVGTGKHHCALDDAMTTYNIFKLVEKDKEYLVKPAPPTLGELVDFSKVLKKVSTQ from the coding sequence ATGGATGAACAACGATTTTTGTTTTTAGACTTTGAGTTTACGATGCCGCAGCATCGTAAAAAACCAAAAGGTTTCTTTCCAGAGATTATTGAAGTTGGACTCGTGTCAGTTATTGGTTGTGTAGTGGAAGATACGTATTCATCCCATGTAAGACCAGAAACTTTTCCGTCTTTAACAGACAGATGCAAAAAGTTTTTAGGAATTAAACAAGAAGTGGTAGACGGAGGGATTTCTTTTCTTGAACTTGTCGAGAAACTTGTTCAATATGAAAAAAAGTGCAAACCGACAATTGTAACGTGGGGAAATATGGATATGAAAGTATTAAAGCATAATTGCAACGTAGCAGGTGTGGAATTTCCGTTTTCGGGACAATGTCGTGATTTATCGCTTGAATATAAGCGATTCTTTGGAGAAAGAAATCAAACAGGATTGTGGAAAGCAATTGAGGCATATGGAAAAGTAGGAACAGGGAAGCATCATTGCGCGCTTGATGATGCAATGACAACATATAATATTTTTAAGTTGGTAGAAAAAGATAAAGAGTATTTAGTAAAGCCAGCTCCGCCGACGCTTGGAGAACTTGTTGATTTCTCAAAGGTGTTAAAGAAAGTGAGTACACAGTAA
- a CDS encoding ArsB/NhaD family transporter, which yields MHETTQEIANWQYYFAIAAFLITYAIIISEKINRAVIALLGAALMVIVGVVDLHNAFTKHIEWGTITLLIGMMILVNITSKSGVFQYVAIKAAKQAQGNPIKILISLSLLTALGSAFLDNVTTVLLVVPVTLSITRILQVNPVPYLLSEIIFSNIGGTATLIGDPPNIMIGSANKHLDFNAFLFNLAPIVIIIIAVTATMLYFMYRKQLIADPVQVKKLMSLDEKQYIKDPVLMKKSLTVLGLTILGFMTHSIFHIDAAVIALTGATVLMLIGVKEHEIEDVFASVEWVTIFFFAGLFVLVGGLIDIGLIKMLAQKVVGLTGGDISYASVLILWVSGIASATIDNIPFVATMIPLINDMAVGLGLSPSDAQIDVLWWALALGACLGGNGTLIGASANVIVAGIANREGHKFSYMEFLKVGFPIMIVSLIISHIYIYLRYLM from the coding sequence TTGCACGAAACAACGCAAGAAATCGCAAACTGGCAGTATTATTTCGCTATCGCAGCCTTTTTAATTACATATGCCATTATCATTTCAGAAAAAATAAACCGCGCTGTCATTGCACTTCTCGGTGCAGCACTCATGGTAATTGTCGGTGTCGTTGACTTACACAACGCTTTTACGAAACATATTGAATGGGGAACGATTACACTCCTCATCGGTATGATGATTTTAGTAAATATTACGAGTAAGTCAGGTGTATTCCAATACGTTGCCATTAAAGCAGCTAAACAAGCACAAGGAAATCCAATTAAAATTTTAATTTCACTTTCTTTGCTTACCGCGCTTGGCTCCGCATTTTTAGATAACGTTACAACAGTGCTTCTTGTTGTTCCAGTTACTTTATCTATTACGCGCATCTTACAAGTAAATCCTGTTCCATATTTACTTTCCGAAATTATTTTTTCAAATATCGGCGGAACTGCGACATTAATCGGTGATCCACCAAATATTATGATTGGTTCTGCAAACAAGCATTTAGACTTCAATGCTTTCTTATTCAACTTAGCACCTATCGTAATTATTATTATTGCTGTTACAGCGACAATGCTTTACTTCATGTACCGTAAGCAATTAATTGCTGATCCTGTACAAGTAAAAAAACTAATGAGTTTAGATGAAAAACAATACATTAAAGATCCTGTATTAATGAAAAAATCTTTAACAGTACTTGGACTTACTATTTTAGGTTTCATGACTCATTCTATTTTCCATATTGATGCAGCTGTAATCGCCTTAACAGGTGCTACTGTACTTATGTTAATCGGTGTGAAAGAACATGAAATTGAAGACGTATTCGCTAGTGTAGAGTGGGTGACAATCTTCTTCTTCGCGGGACTATTCGTACTCGTGGGTGGCCTTATTGATATCGGACTTATTAAAATGTTAGCTCAAAAAGTAGTTGGTTTAACAGGCGGAGATATTTCTTACGCATCTGTCCTTATTTTATGGGTATCTGGTATTGCATCAGCAACAATCGATAACATCCCGTTCGTTGCAACAATGATCCCACTTATTAACGATATGGCAGTTGGCCTTGGTCTATCACCTTCTGACGCACAAATCGACGTACTATGGTGGGCATTAGCACTAGGAGCTTGTCTAGGTGGAAACGGAACATTAATTGGAGCTTCAGCTAACGTAATCGTAGCCGGAATTGCAAACCGTGAAGGACATAAATTTAGTTACATGGAATTCCTAAAAGTCGGTTTCCCAATTATGATCGTTTCATTAATCATTTCCCATATTTATATTTACTTACGTTACCTTATGTAG